In a single window of the Aridibaculum aurantiacum genome:
- a CDS encoding helix-turn-helix domain-containing protein encodes MEVLKERQHIELIDKGHFEHRYSHMYAEKEISMYIEYCWESRFENLLEENPGGFSDVILPNIGYTYMINLGTPYSIKLANQIFCVKTGCFLPRQVPISAHHSVGNKIFGIKFKVCPIVFEKDVDFSDYKQYIYPLAYLIDKKIIEKIKSAQDFQERANIVFTHYNGLIKMHSGSLQYVTTVTEILKRYIEENNFNLAIGQIAEQYNISPRTLGRYFETTTGFSSKQALQLLRIRMAVSEYVKNPQEFDYAKFNYWDYSHFCKHLKQFTADHFHHFQQMQDEKDAACKCH; translated from the coding sequence ATGGAAGTATTAAAAGAGAGGCAGCATATAGAGCTTATAGATAAAGGACATTTTGAACATCGATATTCTCATATGTATGCTGAGAAAGAGATATCAATGTATATCGAATACTGCTGGGAGAGCAGGTTTGAAAATTTATTAGAAGAAAATCCTGGAGGTTTTTCTGATGTCATTCTACCCAATATTGGCTACACCTACATGATAAACTTGGGCACACCTTATAGCATTAAATTAGCTAACCAAATATTTTGTGTCAAAACTGGTTGCTTCCTTCCGAGACAAGTTCCGATTAGTGCTCATCATTCAGTGGGAAATAAAATATTCGGTATAAAGTTTAAAGTGTGTCCAATTGTTTTTGAAAAAGATGTAGACTTCTCAGACTATAAGCAATACATATATCCGCTTGCTTATCTAATAGATAAAAAGATCATAGAAAAAATTAAATCAGCGCAAGATTTCCAGGAAAGAGCAAATATTGTTTTTACGCATTACAATGGGCTAATTAAAATGCATTCAGGCTCCCTACAATATGTTACCACTGTTACGGAAATATTGAAAAGGTATATAGAGGAAAACAATTTCAACCTGGCAATAGGGCAGATAGCGGAACAATATAACATTAGCCCCCGAACGCTGGGAAGATATTTTGAAACGACCACTGGCTTCAGCAGCAAACAGGCATTGCAACTTCTACGTATAAGAATGGCAGTATCGGAGTATGTAAAAAATCCGCAGGAGTTTGATTATGCTAAATTTAATTATTGGGACTACAGTCATTTTTGCAAGCATTTAAAACAATTTACAGCCGATCATTTTCATCATTTTCAACAAATGCAAGACGAAAAAGATGCCGCGTGTAAATGCCATTAA